In the genome of Vicia villosa cultivar HV-30 ecotype Madison, WI linkage group LG7, Vvil1.0, whole genome shotgun sequence, one region contains:
- the LOC131618837 gene encoding uncharacterized protein LOC131618837, translated as MASNVTATREATRRTHTYSFHREGLVQLGQLGGLITGHNKTVFTENYGNILTLLDSHVDEWGLSTLLQFYDPDLRCFTFSGYQLAPTLEEYSHFLNIKIQHKVPFVCVPEKPDLNNIANALYLSIEDVLGNWKKNGNTHGFYMSFLVERAQELANKKMWEAFNALLAVLIYGIVMFPNIHKFVDLAAICLFVEKNPVPTLLADTYYSIHSRYGKGGAIRNCLPLLYTWFKSHLPTSGPFVTSTQKWHQRIMGLTGDDIVWCPTGMDVEKVITSCGAFDNVPLIGTKGIINYNPKLALRQLGFALENKPLDKEIFESVCFEKGTDLKGLEKVVSAWNDIHTSDQISLGEKNAVAKQAYTDWVENRVKDRLLPFPKVNPLYKQPPKVPIAITPAENCIPVNMESTQLHEKKSDAQPKHCLVDKKKVELTHEAKMLKGGPSRVQKRARTEKGYCTRN; from the exons ATGGCTAGCAACGTGACCGCTACCAGAGAAGCTACAAGGCGTACTCACACTTACAGTTTCCATCGCGAAGGTTTGGTTCAGTTGGGGCAATTGGGTGGATTGATCACTGGTCATAATAAAACTGTGTTCACTGAGAATTATGGAAACATCTTGACTCTTTTGGACTCACACGTCGACGAATGGGGTTTGTCTACTCTTCTCCAGTTCTACGATCCTGACTTGCGTTGTTTCACCTTCTCAGGCTATCAGTTGGCTCCCACTCTCGAGGAGTACTCTCACTTTCTcaatatcaagattcaacacaaggTTCCTTTCGTGTGTGTCCCAGAGAAACCTGATTTGAACAacattgccaacgctctttatttgagcatagaaGACGTCCTTGggaattggaagaagaatggtaACACCCATGGTTTCTATATGAGTTTCTTGGTTGAGAGGGCCCAAGAGTTGGCTAACAAAAAGATGTGGGAGGCCTTCAACGCCCTTCTGGCCGTTTTGATTTATGGGATCGTGATGTTCcctaacattcacaagttcgttgatctGGCTGCTATATGTCTTTTTGTGGAGAAGAATCCGGTCCCTACTTTGCTAGCCGATACGTACTATTCTATTCATTCTCGATATGGGAAAGGAGGAGCCATAAGAAATTGTTTGCCGTTGTTATACACCTGGTTTAAGTCCCACCTACCTACAAGTGGTCCTTTCGTTACTTCTACTCAGAAATGGcatcaaaggatcatggggcttactggAGATGACATTGTCTGGTGTCCTACTGGGATGGACGTAGAGAAGGTTATAACTAGTTGTGGTGCTTTTGACAATGTTCCCCTCATAGGAACAAAAGGTATTATCAATTATAATCCTAAGTTAGCGCTGCGTCAATTGGGTTTTGCACTTGAAAacaagcctttggacaaagagatatttgaatccgtttgctttgagAAGGGAACCGATCTAAAAGGTTTAGAAAAAGTGGTGAGTGCCTGGAATGACATCCATACGAGTGATCAGATTTCTCTAGGTGAAAAGAATGCCGTTGCCAAACAAGCCTACACGGATTGGGTTGAAAATAGAGTTAAAGATCgtctgttgcctttcccgaaggttaatcCTTTGTACAAGCAACCACCTAAGGTTCCAATTGCCATTACGCCTGCTGAGAATTGCATCCCAGTAAATATGGAAAGCACCCAATTGCACGAAAAGAAGTCAGATGCGCAACCGAAACATTGTCTTGTGGACAAGAAAAAGGTTGAGTTGACACACGAAGCCAAAATGCTGAAGGGAGGAccttccagagttcaaaagagggctagaacCGAAAAAG gttattgcaCAAGAAACTGA